From Pelagibacterium flavum:
GCGGCACCTGATCGAAAACGGATATCGGCGCATCGGGTTTATCGGTGCACGCATGGACCCACGCGCGCAAAGACGGCTCGACGGCTACAGCGAGGTGCTGCATGCCGAAGGGCTTTACGACGAGCGGCTGATCCTGACGTCGCCGCAGGCCTCATCGGTGACGCGCGGGGGCGAGATGTTTTCAGATTTCCTGGGGATGGCGCCCGATGCGGACGCGGTGTTCTGCAACAATGACGACATGGCGCTGGGCGCGCTGTTCGAATGCCAGAGGCGGCATATCCGCGTGCCGACCCAGTTCGGGATCATGGGGTACAACGACCTCGATTATACGGCTGTCAGCAACCCCCCGATCTCATCGATCCGCACCCTGCGCTACGATATGGGCTATCGCGCCATCGAGATGATCATTGCCGCCTCCAAGGGCGAGCGCCCTGAGCCGGCCGTTGTCGATGTGGGGTATGAACTCAAGGCCCGTCAAAGCACGAGCCGAAAACAAACCTGATGCCCAGGGAGGGCAAGCTCAGACCATGAATATCTTGATTATCGGAGCCGCCGGCATGGTCGGCCGCAAGCTCACGGATGCACTTGTCGCGTCGGGCGCGTTGGCAGGCAAACAGATCGAAGGGCTCACACTGGTCGACGTGATCGAGCCGCAAATGCCGCAGGCACCGGAGCTAAACATCACCACGCGGGCGGTCGATATTGCCGATCCGAGCGTGGCCGAAACACTGATTGCCGAGCGGCCCGACGTGATCTTTCACCTTGCCGCCATTGTTTCGGGGGAGGCCGAGCTCGATTTCGAAAAGGGCTACGCCATCAATCTCGATGGTACGCGGTATCTTTTCGAGGCGATCCGGCAGGCGGGAAAGAGTGCGCCCTATTGCCCGCGCTTTGTCTTTACCTCCTCGATTGCCGTATTCGGCGCGCCGTTTCCCGACAAGATCGGGGACGAATTTTTCCAGACGCCACGCACCAGCTACGGGACGCAGAAGGCGATCGGGGAATTGCTGCTGGCCGATTATTCGCGGCGCGGATTTCTAGACGGGGTGGGCATTCGCCTGCCGACCATCTGCATCCGCCCGGGCAAGCCCAACAAGGCGGCTTCGGGGTTCTTTTCGTCGATCCTGCGCGAACCTCTGGTGGGGCTCGAGGCCGTGTTGCCGGTGAGCGAGGATGCGCGGCACTGGCACGCCAGCCCGCGCGCGGCCGTGGGGTTTCTGATCCATGCGGCCGAGATGGATACGGCGGTGCTCGGGGCGCGGCGGAGTCTCAACATGCCGGGGCTTTCGGCGACGGTGGGTGAGCAGATCGAGGCGCTGCGGCGGGTGGCCGGGGACAAGGCGGTGGCCCTGATCCGGCGCGAGCCCGATCCGATGGTGGCCGAGATGGTCGACGGCTGGGCCAAGGATTTCGACGCGTCGCGGGCGACCTCGCTGGGGTTTAGGGCCGAAGCCTCGTTCGACGAGATCATCGCCATCCATATCAAGGACGAGCTGGGCGGGGAGCTGCCGAAATGAAAATCGCAATCGTGACCGGTGGCGGCACCGGAGTGGGCAAGGCGATTGCCAAATCGCTTTATGCCGATGGGTTTGCGCTGGCGCTGTTCGGGCGCCGGCTGGAGGTGCTCGAGGCGACGGCCGCCGAGATCGACGCGAGCGGCGAGCGGGCGCTGGCGGTGTCGGTCGATATCGGGGACCGGGCAGCGGTCGAAGCGGCGTTCGAGACGGTGATCGGGCGCTGGGGGCGGCTCGATCTGCTGGTCAACAATGCCGGGATGAACGCGCCTTCGGTGGCGCTGGAAGATGTTTCGGCAGCGCAATGGGACGAGGTGGTTGCGGCGAATTTGTCGGGGGCGTTTTTCTGCACGCAGTTCGCGTTCCGCCAGTTCAAGGCGCAGAGCCCGCAGGGCGGGCGGATCATCAACAACGGGTCGATTTCAGCCACGACGCCGCGTCCGCAATCGGCGCCCTATGCGGCGACCAAGCATGCCATTACCGGGCTGACAAAGGCTTCGGCGCTCGATGGGCGGGCTTTCAACATTGCGGTGGGGCAGATCGATATCGGCAATGCGTCAACGGACATGACGACGCGGATGTCGTCGGGGGTGCTGCAGGCCGACGGATCAATGGCGGTCGAGCCGACCATCGATGCGGGGCATATCGCAAAGGCGGTGAGCTATATGGCGGGCCTGCCGCTGGAGGCCAATACGCTGACGATGACGGTGATGGCGACTCAGATGCCGTTTGTGGGTCGTGGGTAGGATGCACTGATCTTCAGGCCATGAAGGGCTGCGAAGGGCGATTTGCTGCGCTTCCGGTACTCACGTACTCAATGTACGCTCCGTTCCGGTTCTCGCAAACCACCCTTCTCGCTCCATCCTGACCTGAACCTCGGCACATCCTCTGAGCAAGAGAACTGGAGATGGCAATGAGCGTTTTTGACGAAGGCATTTTTCTGGGCCGCGTGCGGCTGGCAGAAGGTGGGCATCCGCGCATCGTGACGGTGCGGGATGGGCAGGTGGTCGATATCACAGCCAAGGCTGCGCCGACGGTGCGCGACATCTGCGAGATGGATGATCCGGTTGGCTATGTTAGGGCTGCCGAGGGCAAGGCGATTGCCGAGCTTGGTGCGGTGCTGGACGGCAACGCGGATGGGGTGACGCTGCTTTCACCCGTCGATCTGCAGGCGGTCAAGGCGTCGGGTGTGACGTTTGTGGTGAGCCTGCTCGAGCGGGTGATCGAGGAACAGGCCAAGGGCGATGCGGGGCGAGCCGACCAGTTGCGCGGGGAAATGCTCGCGCTGATCGGGGAGGATCTGTCGCAATTGGTGCCGGGTTCTGATGCGGCGATGGCGGTCAAGGCCAAGCTGATCGAAAAGGGCGTCTGGAGCCAGTATCTCGAAGTGGGGATCGGGCCGGACGCGGAAATCTTTACCAAATGCCAGCCGATGGCCAGCGTGGGGCATGGAGCCGATGTAGGGCTGCATCCGATTTCGACCTGGAACAATCCCGAGCCGGAGGTGGCGCTGATCGTTTCGTCCAGGGGCGAAATCGTCGGAGCGACGCTGGGCAACGACGTCAATCTGCGTGACGTCGAGGGGCGCTCGGCGCTGCTGCTGGGCAAGGCCAAGGACAACAATGCCTCTGCGGCGCTGGGGCCGTTCATCAGGCTGTTTGACGGCGATTTCTCGCTCGAGAGCGTCAAGCAGATGGAGGTCGGGCTCGAGGTTGTGGGCAAGGACGGCTTTGTTCTTACCGGCTCGTCTTCGATGAGCCAGATTTCCCGGACGCCTGAATCGCTGGTGGCGGCGGCGCTGGGGACCCATCACCAATATCCGGACGGGCTGGCGCTCTATCTGGGGACGATGTTCGCGCCCGTTAAGGATCGCGAGGGCGCGGGGAAAGGGTTTACCCACAAGC
This genomic window contains:
- a CDS encoding fumarylacetoacetate hydrolase family protein: MAMSVFDEGIFLGRVRLAEGGHPRIVTVRDGQVVDITAKAAPTVRDICEMDDPVGYVRAAEGKAIAELGAVLDGNADGVTLLSPVDLQAVKASGVTFVVSLLERVIEEQAKGDAGRADQLRGEMLALIGEDLSQLVPGSDAAMAVKAKLIEKGVWSQYLEVGIGPDAEIFTKCQPMASVGHGADVGLHPISTWNNPEPEVALIVSSRGEIVGATLGNDVNLRDVEGRSALLLGKAKDNNASAALGPFIRLFDGDFSLESVKQMEVGLEVVGKDGFVLTGSSSMSQISRTPESLVAAALGTHHQYPDGLALYLGTMFAPVKDREGAGKGFTHKLGDLVTISTPALGALVNTVRLSTECAPWTYGPRALMGDLAKAGLL
- a CDS encoding SDR family oxidoreductase, with the protein product MKIAIVTGGGTGVGKAIAKSLYADGFALALFGRRLEVLEATAAEIDASGERALAVSVDIGDRAAVEAAFETVIGRWGRLDLLVNNAGMNAPSVALEDVSAAQWDEVVAANLSGAFFCTQFAFRQFKAQSPQGGRIINNGSISATTPRPQSAPYAATKHAITGLTKASALDGRAFNIAVGQIDIGNASTDMTTRMSSGVLQADGSMAVEPTIDAGHIAKAVSYMAGLPLEANTLTMTVMATQMPFVGRG
- the denD gene encoding D-erythronate dehydrogenase, whose amino-acid sequence is MNILIIGAAGMVGRKLTDALVASGALAGKQIEGLTLVDVIEPQMPQAPELNITTRAVDIADPSVAETLIAERPDVIFHLAAIVSGEAELDFEKGYAINLDGTRYLFEAIRQAGKSAPYCPRFVFTSSIAVFGAPFPDKIGDEFFQTPRTSYGTQKAIGELLLADYSRRGFLDGVGIRLPTICIRPGKPNKAASGFFSSILREPLVGLEAVLPVSEDARHWHASPRAAVGFLIHAAEMDTAVLGARRSLNMPGLSATVGEQIEALRRVAGDKAVALIRREPDPMVAEMVDGWAKDFDASRATSLGFRAEASFDEIIAIHIKDELGGELPK